One genomic segment of Clostridium estertheticum subsp. estertheticum includes these proteins:
- a CDS encoding membrane-associated protease 1 has translation MGFKLKVEGAETIELGIENILTVEFNTDTPDDSNARSTDLGTSLSIKGKILTPVDGEAADSTIKLAKWSLVPSEKADCYRKVTVDVISASQVVRQINLPNAFVVSYAENYGDEEGVGTFILELKQKKDKTTMVKFQGGFGE, from the coding sequence ATGGGATTTAAATTAAAAGTTGAAGGTGCTGAAACAATTGAATTAGGCATCGAAAACATACTAACAGTCGAATTCAACACAGATACTCCAGATGATTCTAATGCACGTTCTACGGACCTTGGAACATCACTATCAATCAAAGGGAAAATATTAACACCAGTTGATGGAGAGGCAGCTGACAGTACTATTAAGTTAGCAAAATGGTCGCTTGTTCCATCCGAAAAAGCAGATTGTTATAGAAAAGTAACAGTGGATGTTATTTCTGCATCACAAGTGGTAAGACAAATTAATTTGCCAAATGCTTTTGTTGTAAGTTATGCAGAAAACTATGGTGATGAAGAAGGCGTAGGAACATTTATCCTAGAACTAAAACAGAAAAAAGATAAGACAACAATGGTGAAATTCCAAGGTGGATTCGGAGAGTAA
- a CDS encoding membrane-associated protease 1, which produces MGFKVVIEGAEKIELGVESVKKIVLKTDTPKDSNARSKDVGSTMVISGKILTALDGEGFDSTRQMGVWSLVPAEKADCYRKITVDVLSADQIIRKIFFPNAFVVDYKEHYGDTEGVGTFELVIKQKKDKLDKITLAGGFSA; this is translated from the coding sequence ATGGGTTTTAAAGTAGTAATTGAAGGCGCAGAAAAGATAGAACTCGGAGTTGAAAGTGTAAAAAAAATAGTTTTAAAAACGGATACTCCAAAAGATTCAAATGCACGTTCAAAAGATGTAGGAAGCACTATGGTGATTAGTGGTAAAATATTAACTGCATTAGATGGAGAAGGATTTGATAGTACAAGACAAATGGGAGTTTGGTCATTAGTACCAGCAGAAAAAGCAGATTGTTATAGAAAAATTACTGTTGATGTACTCTCAGCAGATCAAATTATAAGAAAAATATTTTTCCCAAATGCCTTTGTAGTAGATTATAAAGAACATTACGGAGATACAGAAGGTGTAGGAACATTTGAACTTGTTATAAAGCAGAAAAAGGACAAGCTAGATAAGATAACATTAGCTGGGGGCTTTAGCGCTTAA
- a CDS encoding J domain-containing protein: MKNFYEILQVSPKATKDEIKKVYRGLVKKYHPDTNINDNTLGAKFQEINEAYSILSDEKLKKQYDEKLYNIKQNTSKQNKNTESKGNKKDNRNVDNNMENIHNKFEEFFGFSANTDNVKKDFLHEKEKNPIDTSQLFNNFFKNK, encoded by the coding sequence ATGAAGAATTTTTATGAAATATTACAGGTTTCACCTAAGGCAACTAAGGATGAAATTAAAAAGGTATATAGAGGTTTGGTTAAGAAGTACCATCCAGATACTAATATTAATGATAATACCTTAGGTGCAAAGTTCCAAGAAATTAATGAAGCTTATAGCATTTTAAGTGATGAAAAGTTAAAAAAGCAGTATGATGAAAAATTGTATAACATTAAACAGAATACTAGTAAACAAAATAAGAATACTGAAAGTAAAGGCAACAAAAAAGATAATAGAAATGTAGACAATAATATGGAGAATATTCATAATAAATTCGAAGAATTTTTTGGGTTTAGTGCTAATACTGATAATGTAAAAAAAGACTTTCTTCATGAGAAAGAAAAAAATCCTATTGATACAAGCCAATTATTCAACAACTTTTTCAAAAATAAATAG
- a CDS encoding FHA domain-containing protein — MNNLNLNNKKENKMLLASMGIINLSIGVILSLVCVLLFITIKSMLIKSILATVGVVIALIGFIRLFQKHYKKDLTNVYSINEIALVNEENEIIKRWETSKKTGIIIGRNTNQKRVDIDLSESIYSNFIEEEHAVINFAGGVWYLEDIYSDSGVSIKRIEDGKLYRLVNNSPCKVRKGDILFIGKTKLLLR; from the coding sequence TTGAATAATTTAAATTTAAATAATAAAAAAGAGAATAAAATGTTGTTAGCAAGTATGGGGATAATAAATTTATCTATAGGTGTAATTCTTTCGCTAGTTTGTGTTTTACTTTTTATAACAATAAAGTCAATGTTGATAAAAAGTATTCTTGCTACTGTAGGAGTAGTAATTGCACTTATAGGTTTTATAAGGTTATTTCAAAAACATTATAAAAAAGATTTAACAAATGTATATTCAATTAATGAAATAGCGTTAGTGAATGAAGAAAATGAAATTATTAAAAGATGGGAAACTTCAAAAAAAACAGGAATAATTATAGGTAGAAATACTAATCAAAAGAGAGTAGATATTGATTTGAGTGAATCGATATATTCAAATTTCATTGAAGAAGAACATGCAGTAATAAATTTTGCAGGAGGAGTATGGTATTTAGAAGATATATATTCTGATAGTGGCGTAAGCATAAAAAGGATAGAAGATGGCAAGTTATATAGATTAGTAAATAATAGTCCCTGCAAGGTAAGAAAAGGGGATATATTATTTATTGGGAAAACAAAGCTTTTACTCAGATGA
- a CDS encoding FHA domain-containing protein: MGLTRCKNGHMFSERRYGTVCPYCNIETASKANNESKLAEKFDVETDLLYQEIEPLCGWLVCIEGARVGKDYKIKTGKNFIGRADDMDIQILGDNNVCRRNHAIVVYDPKKKNYVLLPGESSGIAYLNGEAIYIPVQLSGYDVIELGKSKFIFVPFCGDNFEWEDNG, translated from the coding sequence ATGGGCCTTACAAGATGTAAAAATGGACATATGTTTAGTGAAAGACGATATGGAACAGTATGCCCATATTGCAATATAGAAACCGCATCAAAAGCAAATAATGAGTCTAAATTGGCAGAAAAATTTGATGTTGAAACTGATCTTTTATATCAGGAAATTGAACCACTTTGTGGGTGGCTTGTATGCATTGAAGGAGCAAGAGTTGGAAAAGATTATAAGATAAAAACTGGAAAGAACTTTATTGGAAGAGCAGATGATATGGACATACAGATATTGGGCGATAACAATGTATGTAGAAGGAATCATGCAATAGTTGTATATGATCCAAAGAAAAAAAACTATGTGTTATTACCAGGAGAATCTTCCGGAATAGCATATCTCAACGGAGAAGCAATTTATATACCAGTTCAATTATCAGGGTATGATGTTATCGAGCTTGGTAAAAGTAAATTTATTTTTGTTCCCTTCTGTGGAGATAACTTTGAGTGGGAAGATAATGGTTAG
- a CDS encoding PP2C family protein-serine/threonine phosphatase, which produces MIEFAEKNYYMVVLILLIIILVLVGLKNILIKIIDKSYIKIESAATIGNEEIYEDHMETICSPQGTLAVLADGLGKNEAGRISSITTINTFRRLFLQQWNGEKTEYFFNRAFNEANSEILRRVDNNQGGASVVSAIIVNNLLHYGLVGNAMVAVYRKGELFKLSEGHTVNVLAKNEFYKGKLTKEKALLGLKEKGLLNYLGQDDFKDIEMLEKPVVLKKKDIIILMNKGVYNSLTWIQIEEILKNNKKLKNMANGIIQVVKSKEKINKENGSIILMKYIYN; this is translated from the coding sequence ATGATAGAATTTGCTGAAAAAAATTATTATATGGTTGTTCTTATTTTATTAATTATAATATTAGTTCTAGTAGGCCTAAAAAATATACTTATAAAAATAATAGATAAATCTTATATAAAAATAGAAAGCGCAGCAACAATTGGGAACGAAGAAATTTATGAGGATCATATGGAAACTATATGTTCGCCACAGGGAACTCTAGCTGTTTTAGCAGATGGGCTAGGCAAAAATGAAGCAGGTAGGATATCAAGTATAACTACCATAAACACATTCAGAAGACTATTTTTGCAGCAGTGGAATGGAGAAAAAACAGAATATTTTTTTAACAGAGCATTTAATGAAGCAAATAGTGAAATTTTAAGAAGAGTAGATAACAATCAAGGTGGAGCTAGTGTAGTAAGTGCAATAATAGTAAACAATTTACTTCATTATGGACTTGTAGGAAACGCAATGGTAGCAGTCTATAGAAAAGGTGAGTTATTTAAATTAAGTGAGGGACATACTGTTAATGTACTTGCAAAAAATGAATTTTATAAAGGTAAACTTACAAAAGAGAAAGCATTGTTAGGATTAAAAGAAAAAGGGCTATTAAATTATCTTGGACAAGATGATTTTAAGGATATTGAAATGTTAGAAAAACCAGTAGTACTTAAAAAAAAGGATATTATAATTCTTATGAATAAAGGAGTATATAATTCATTAACTTGGATTCAAATAGAAGAAATCTTAAAAAATAATAAAAAATTAAAAAACATGGCAAATGGGATAATACAGGTTGTTAAGAGTAAAGAAAAAATCAATAAGGAAAACGGCAGTATTATACTAATGAAATATATATATAATTAA
- a CDS encoding PP2C family protein-serine/threonine phosphatase, whose translation MRKLNSDFKTNFISEAGTLLQNKDYFAFVELDNYACYVIADGIDDDLELESAKIAVESIIRNFTEKPTIRRRDITNFFKQANDELISQSNNVRLKASVTVVITDYTKVVYGVAGNSRFYLYRDGVIRYKSEDQSLTQMLTAKEDIPLDKIAKHNERNNLYCYLGQEKLYSPYISKKIKLINGDIISLSTRGIWENIDEQELVDAASESKDPKELADNVEDMLLSKQLEHIENYTISLTFVDKVFINPKDKKRLKKILMVAIPIIIILIVIGVMLGISRNKKIDSISEMNAHKSSGIQYTTYGNIKKANEEYKAAFDIANKYKLKPEKDTLDKYCKLTETIMDADDKLKSSKYDEALDKYMIALGQSHDIDNSGTKYILEKIGIARNSIKVTDFLTLGDKNADLGNIKDAESYYKQAKDLAIDNDMKDEKKEAMDKLDKLYAKKAVVQDKAAVAQAATQKKDDDQKKDDATTETKAIENIKNGDLSYSTGDYVSAKMYYVMAKEMYDQIKGVSYSKELAQKIYLMDQKITELATQRAKADKYVKDGDQKYISGDLSAAKVLYILAKNIYDKEGIEAEAKSVQAKITIIDTAKTSK comes from the coding sequence ATGAGAAAATTAAATTCAGACTTTAAAACAAATTTTATATCAGAAGCAGGTACACTATTACAAAATAAAGATTATTTCGCTTTTGTAGAATTAGACAATTATGCATGTTATGTTATAGCAGACGGTATAGATGATGACTTAGAGTTAGAAAGTGCAAAAATAGCAGTTGAAAGTATTATAAGAAATTTTACTGAAAAACCTACAATTAGAAGAAGAGATATAACCAATTTTTTTAAGCAGGCAAATGATGAACTGATTAGTCAAAGCAATAATGTGAGACTGAAAGCTTCTGTTACAGTTGTGATTACAGATTATACGAAGGTTGTTTACGGCGTTGCCGGTAATTCAAGATTTTATTTGTATAGAGATGGGGTTATAAGATATAAAAGCGAAGATCAATCTTTAACTCAAATGCTCACAGCGAAAGAAGATATACCTCTAGATAAAATAGCAAAACATAATGAAAGAAATAATTTATATTGTTATTTGGGCCAAGAAAAATTATATTCACCATACATATCTAAAAAAATTAAATTAATTAATGGTGATATTATATCGCTATCAACAAGAGGTATTTGGGAAAATATTGACGAGCAAGAATTGGTGGATGCGGCTTCAGAGTCAAAAGATCCAAAAGAATTAGCTGATAATGTTGAAGATATGCTGTTGTCAAAGCAACTTGAACATATTGAAAACTATACAATATCATTAACATTTGTTGATAAAGTATTTATAAATCCTAAAGACAAGAAAAGGCTTAAAAAAATTCTTATGGTGGCGATCCCAATTATTATAATTTTAATAGTAATAGGTGTAATGTTAGGAATAAGTAGAAATAAAAAAATAGATAGTATAAGCGAAATGAACGCGCACAAGAGTAGTGGGATACAATACACCACTTATGGGAATATAAAAAAAGCAAATGAAGAATACAAAGCTGCTTTTGATATAGCAAATAAATATAAACTTAAGCCGGAGAAAGATACTTTGGATAAATATTGTAAACTTACAGAGACAATTATGGATGCTGATGATAAGTTAAAGTCAAGCAAATATGATGAGGCATTAGATAAATATATGATTGCTTTAGGACAATCGCATGATATAGATAACAGTGGAACAAAATATATTTTGGAGAAGATAGGAATAGCAAGAAATTCAATTAAAGTAACAGATTTTCTAACTTTAGGTGATAAAAACGCAGATCTTGGAAATATTAAAGACGCAGAAAGTTATTATAAACAGGCGAAGGATTTAGCTATAGATAATGACATGAAAGATGAGAAGAAAGAAGCAATGGATAAGTTAGATAAACTTTATGCTAAAAAAGCTGTAGTACAAGATAAAGCCGCAGTAGCACAGGCAGCAACGCAAAAGAAAGATGATGATCAAAAGAAAGATGATGCAACTACTGAAACTAAGGCTATAGAAAATATTAAAAATGGTGATTTAAGCTACAGCACTGGCGATTATGTAAGTGCCAAAATGTACTATGTTATGGCAAAAGAAATGTATGATCAAATTAAGGGAGTAAGTTATTCCAAAGAATTAGCACAGAAAATATATCTTATGGATCAAAAGATAACTGAGCTCGCAACGCAGAGAGCTAAAGCAGATAAATATGTAAAAGATGGAGATCAAAAGTATATAAGTGGGGATTTGAGTGCTGCGAAGGTACTATACATCTTAGCTAAGAACATATATGACAAAGAAGGGATAGAAGCAGAGGCTAAGAGTGTACAAGCAAAAATAACTATAATAGACACTGCCAAAACTTCAAAGTAA
- a CDS encoding normocyte-binding protein yields MNDKIYQKLNSIDNLNDRLLLKKVLNGVFISLEEYSKSRYDDLEKRVFSEIECSKGNYNVYSNIQKRQEIDPTNQFLCPILPEDMEEKVYDPKIILKYLTKNKEVLMFKVFLECDYLIYRDIIREEKIFKGTIETEERSYEANFTLKKNTEYLAKVTQLYKNFIDNNVPWSTLNIPYISKIADVVLLSCEEEIKEPINKIYVDFGEYTKFVIYDMIPLWNVKKLLLKSTGFPMPCEDTINYEHVISLEKYGAQHGYLVQNSMCQMRYGIHTRDSLIISSADAESKIWNVCQVISPCSARMEKYNYDIMSNARNSSFINSFAAKNSSNIKTKAELIRIINSFEVSNHLEFHYLKLVNKSIKMDAETYDMNYFIIDEIREDNIKKVLKLYFKAKDKNYYLTRDILSFLVSEVQLLYPEYKCMGILI; encoded by the coding sequence ATGAATGATAAAATATACCAAAAACTAAATAGTATTGATAATTTAAACGATAGGTTATTGTTAAAGAAGGTTTTAAATGGTGTGTTCATTTCACTAGAGGAATATTCTAAGTCAAGATATGATGACTTAGAAAAGAGAGTATTTAGTGAGATAGAGTGTTCCAAGGGAAACTATAATGTCTATAGTAACATACAAAAAAGGCAAGAAATAGATCCGACAAATCAATTTCTATGCCCCATTTTACCTGAAGATATGGAAGAAAAAGTATATGATCCAAAAATTATTTTAAAGTATCTAACCAAAAACAAAGAAGTGTTGATGTTTAAGGTATTTCTAGAATGTGATTACTTAATATATAGAGATATTATTCGGGAAGAAAAAATATTTAAAGGAACTATCGAAACTGAAGAAAGAAGTTATGAAGCAAATTTCACTTTGAAAAAGAACACAGAGTATTTAGCGAAAGTAACTCAGTTGTATAAAAACTTTATTGATAATAATGTACCTTGGTCAACATTGAATATACCATATATTTCAAAAATAGCTGATGTAGTTTTATTAAGTTGCGAAGAGGAAATTAAGGAACCTATAAATAAGATATATGTAGATTTTGGGGAATATACTAAATTCGTTATATACGATATGATTCCACTTTGGAATGTGAAAAAGCTGTTATTGAAAAGTACGGGGTTTCCAATGCCGTGTGAAGATACTATTAATTATGAACATGTTATCTCTTTAGAAAAATATGGAGCGCAGCATGGATACTTGGTTCAAAATAGTATGTGTCAAATGAGGTATGGGATTCATACTAGAGACTCTCTAATAATATCTTCAGCGGATGCAGAATCTAAGATTTGGAATGTATGTCAAGTAATTTCGCCATGTAGTGCAAGGATGGAAAAATATAATTATGATATAATGTCAAACGCTAGGAATTCAAGCTTTATAAATAGTTTCGCTGCCAAAAATTCCAGTAATATAAAAACAAAAGCGGAGTTAATTAGAATTATTAATTCTTTTGAAGTATCCAACCATTTAGAATTTCATTATTTAAAATTAGTGAATAAATCAATAAAAATGGATGCTGAAACCTATGATATGAATTATTTTATAATTGATGAAATACGCGAGGATAACATTAAAAAAGTATTAAAACTATATTTTAAGGCAAAAGACAAAAATTACTATTTAACGCGGGATATTCTAAGTTTCTTAGTGTCGGAAGTTCAACTGCTATACCCAGAATACAAATGTATGGGAATATTAATATGA
- a CDS encoding molecular chaperone, protein MSTLSYKLHKDNSRGQFQNNKYKEKELRLMTTFQLREICYKEKLVKSIINPLDKDELIRLIMRYRGIEESLFIRKYDKDGMQRVQDFLKRAQKLILDEKNVQCPAKITIYDSLNTEVFDDYRVNCNNKLDESNMILVDNKFEVCTIFNLVAVREENEKKYYIVKDGEIPGMESKNKHYSLLYFEKAESELLYNIYYGIEELNPKHVKFYSMSILQFEIQKMKDTDIPLAIDFGTSSTTAGTYIDNEASFVKVIDVAKENLQVTFLIPSIVGIKAIEDHNIEYIFGYDAVKTSKISYIDDGLSIFYDIKRWVNDFEKMEKVIDIHGKWAFVKRKDIIKAYLEYVINLAKQQYKYNFKNIHISSPAKQKYKFYMLFKEILQDYVVENEDTLEEGAAVLFNTISELIESKKYIDGEKYKALIIDCGGGTTDLTSCNFTIYNNRVSYQIDIETAYENGDTDFGGNNLTFRIMQFIKILMARELMKDNGDIRNVILEEFDVDVFRFVDENGVLKIYEKLSQEYENVESIIPTKFKEYEDKSREDYYKVKSNYYFLFDLAERVKKEFFNNPSLLKVLLTSQQKHNIEGTVIGFDKWKLSYMNSGLLETVKEPPEIELNIYEVTVLLKADIYNIIKKFLGKLYDEDRLFDYSIIKLTGQSCKVEIFKEALKEFIPGKIIQFKRNKKDGKENYDLKLSCLRGSLKYLQAKKYGYANIMLSSKMPTLPYVISAFTHTGEEKILIHSVDRNRAKGTISRFMERIILKLYLKDTNDCTRYEYSYEVNPEDFERIVPEEVVKMYPDVITQQDTDNIVNDEVKFFVWAREEEWGFSVLSVLRKDEGLLMGKEAFFSFENDEWETNFFDGLK, encoded by the coding sequence ATGAGTACACTTTCATATAAGTTGCATAAAGACAATTCAAGGGGTCAATTTCAAAATAATAAATATAAAGAAAAAGAGCTTAGACTTATGACCACATTTCAATTAAGAGAGATATGTTATAAAGAAAAGTTGGTAAAAAGCATTATTAATCCTTTAGATAAGGACGAGCTAATAAGGCTTATTATGAGGTATAGAGGTATAGAAGAGAGCCTTTTTATTAGAAAATATGATAAAGATGGTATGCAAAGAGTGCAAGATTTTTTAAAAAGAGCACAAAAGCTTATATTAGATGAGAAAAACGTACAATGCCCAGCTAAAATCACTATTTATGACTCTCTAAATACTGAGGTTTTTGATGATTATAGAGTGAATTGCAATAACAAATTGGATGAGTCAAATATGATTTTAGTAGATAACAAGTTCGAGGTATGTACTATTTTTAATCTTGTAGCAGTTAGGGAAGAAAACGAAAAAAAATACTATATTGTGAAAGATGGAGAGATTCCTGGTATGGAGTCAAAAAACAAGCATTACAGTCTTTTATATTTCGAAAAAGCTGAGTCCGAACTACTCTATAATATTTATTATGGAATTGAAGAACTTAACCCAAAACATGTTAAGTTTTATTCTATGTCTATATTACAATTTGAAATTCAGAAAATGAAGGATACAGATATACCACTTGCTATAGATTTTGGTACATCTAGCACAACAGCGGGCACCTATATAGATAATGAAGCAAGTTTCGTTAAAGTCATAGATGTTGCTAAGGAAAATTTGCAAGTTACCTTTTTAATTCCAAGTATAGTAGGAATTAAAGCTATAGAGGATCATAACATTGAATATATCTTTGGATATGATGCTGTGAAAACATCTAAGATAAGCTATATAGATGATGGACTTAGCATATTTTATGATATTAAAAGATGGGTAAATGACTTTGAAAAAATGGAAAAAGTCATAGATATCCATGGCAAATGGGCATTTGTTAAGAGAAAAGATATTATAAAAGCGTACTTAGAATATGTTATAAATCTAGCAAAACAACAATACAAATATAATTTTAAAAATATTCATATATCATCACCCGCAAAGCAAAAGTACAAGTTTTACATGTTATTTAAAGAGATATTACAAGATTATGTAGTAGAAAATGAAGACACCTTAGAAGAAGGTGCAGCAGTATTATTTAATACAATATCAGAGCTTATTGAAAGTAAAAAGTACATTGATGGTGAAAAATATAAGGCTCTTATTATAGATTGTGGAGGGGGAACTACAGATTTAACATCTTGTAACTTCACAATATATAACAATCGAGTGTCCTATCAGATAGATATAGAAACTGCTTATGAAAATGGTGATACAGATTTTGGTGGAAACAATTTGACCTTTAGAATAATGCAATTTATAAAAATACTAATGGCGAGAGAACTTATGAAAGATAATGGAGATATTAGAAACGTTATTTTAGAAGAATTTGATGTAGATGTTTTTAGATTTGTTGATGAGAATGGAGTATTAAAAATATATGAAAAACTCAGCCAGGAGTATGAAAATGTGGAGTCAATAATACCCACAAAATTCAAAGAATATGAAGATAAAAGCCGTGAGGATTATTATAAGGTAAAAAGCAATTACTATTTTCTTTTTGATCTTGCTGAGCGCGTTAAAAAAGAATTTTTTAATAATCCAAGCCTCCTAAAAGTACTTCTAACATCGCAGCAAAAGCATAATATAGAAGGAACGGTTATTGGATTTGATAAATGGAAATTATCATATATGAACAGCGGTTTATTAGAAACTGTAAAGGAACCACCAGAAATTGAGCTAAACATATATGAGGTTACGGTACTCTTAAAGGCAGATATATATAATATAATAAAAAAGTTTTTAGGAAAATTATATGATGAGGATAGATTATTTGATTATTCGATAATAAAATTAACGGGACAATCATGCAAGGTTGAAATCTTTAAAGAAGCATTAAAAGAATTCATACCTGGAAAAATAATTCAATTTAAAAGAAATAAAAAAGATGGGAAAGAAAATTATGATTTAAAACTTTCATGTCTCAGAGGATCACTTAAATATCTGCAGGCAAAAAAATATGGATATGCAAATATTATGCTTTCCAGTAAAATGCCTACATTGCCTTATGTCATAAGTGCATTCACTCACACTGGAGAAGAAAAAATATTAATTCACAGTGTAGATAGAAATAGGGCAAAGGGGACTATATCACGGTTTATGGAAAGAATAATCCTTAAACTATACCTTAAAGACACAAATGATTGTACAAGGTATGAATATAGTTATGAGGTGAACCCTGAAGACTTTGAGCGCATTGTTCCTGAGGAAGTAGTTAAAATGTACCCTGATGTAATTACGCAGCAAGATACAGACAACATCGTAAATGATGAAGTGAAATTCTTCGTATGGGCAAGAGAAGAAGAGTGGGGCTTTTCTGTACTGTCTGTGTTAAGAAAAGATGAAGGGCTACTTATGGGAAAAGAAGCGTTTTTCTCCTTTGAAAATGATGAATGGGAGACAAATTTCTTCGATGGTCTAAAATAA
- a CDS encoding phage baseplate assembly protein V, with protein MGDDKVEVIVYENLRVNGYNIESIKNLKITTTINDHATLELTGVLKNEEKDKDINLTTENKTIEVYCTGDKDLTLFYGVVTNIKINVDNEVYSINLQAKSMSYLMDIKIESRSFQDVGMTTQMLINQIMGDYASAKYIVNIPNEPMKELLIQYEETDWQFIKRIASKYNQGILPTKDYKGIQYYIGAQEQKKELKTQNISYEVFKEIIDYQYMLQNHLQDAKEIDYISYKIQNHEILNLGDNIQLQNQSFYVYEGIYEMKDGILENTYKLRIKNGIRQKKLYNTKIIGTSIEGKIIGVQNDLVKVHLEIDKSQDEGKAYWFKYSTMSASKDGSGWYCMPEKGDSVKVYFPTKDEDEAFVISSVSGYEVGPSGGEDRMGNPDDKYLRTAQDKEVKLTPEGIFISCNSGQAEMSLKSDGTLSVVSQNNLNVQASENIKIEAKKSFLISAKESITIACDKNGGLDFDKEGQIREKGTKVNNN; from the coding sequence ATGGGAGATGATAAGGTGGAAGTAATTGTTTATGAAAACCTTAGGGTTAATGGATACAATATAGAATCAATTAAGAACCTTAAGATAACAACAACTATTAATGATCATGCAACTTTAGAGTTGACTGGAGTTTTAAAAAATGAGGAAAAAGATAAAGATATTAATTTAACTACTGAAAACAAAACTATTGAAGTCTATTGTACTGGAGATAAAGATTTAACTTTATTTTATGGCGTGGTGACTAATATAAAAATAAACGTAGATAATGAAGTTTACAGTATTAATTTGCAAGCAAAGAGTATGTCTTATCTAATGGATATAAAAATAGAATCTAGATCATTTCAAGATGTAGGTATGACAACACAGATGTTAATAAATCAAATAATGGGTGACTATGCGTCGGCAAAGTATATTGTAAATATACCAAATGAACCAATGAAAGAATTATTAATTCAATATGAAGAAACAGACTGGCAGTTTATAAAGAGAATAGCTTCCAAGTATAATCAAGGAATATTGCCCACAAAAGATTACAAAGGCATTCAATATTATATAGGTGCTCAAGAACAAAAAAAAGAGTTAAAGACACAAAATATAAGTTATGAAGTTTTTAAGGAAATAATAGATTATCAATATATGTTACAAAATCACCTCCAAGATGCAAAGGAAATAGATTATATATCTTATAAAATACAAAATCATGAAATATTGAATTTGGGAGATAACATACAATTACAAAATCAAAGTTTTTATGTATATGAAGGTATTTATGAAATGAAGGATGGTATCTTAGAAAATACCTATAAACTAAGAATAAAAAATGGAATAAGACAAAAGAAATTATATAACACAAAAATAATAGGAACTTCCATTGAGGGGAAGATTATTGGCGTTCAAAACGACCTAGTAAAAGTACATTTGGAGATAGATAAATCTCAAGACGAAGGAAAAGCTTATTGGTTTAAATATTCCACAATGTCTGCCTCAAAGGATGGAAGTGGATGGTATTGTATGCCTGAAAAAGGCGATAGTGTAAAAGTGTATTTCCCAACAAAAGATGAAGATGAGGCCTTTGTCATTAGTTCGGTAAGTGGATATGAGGTTGGCCCAAGTGGTGGGGAAGATAGAATGGGGAATCCAGATGATAAATATTTAAGAACAGCGCAGGATAAGGAAGTAAAACTCACACCAGAAGGCATTTTTATCTCATGTAATAGTGGACAGGCAGAAATGAGCCTTAAAAGTGACGGAACATTGAGTGTTGTGAGTCAAAACAATTTAAATGTACAAGCGAGTGAGAATATAAAAATTGAAGCTAAGAAAAGTTTTTTAATAAGTGCAAAAGAATCAATCACCATTGCTTGTGACAAAAATGGGGGACTAGATTTTGATAAAGAAGGTCAAATACGCGAAAAAGGTACAAAAGTAAATAATAATTAA